TGAGTGGGATGATCAGGAGGTTTAAGTAAGGCATCTTAGCTTTTGTTTCTGTATATTCAATAGATGCCTTGacgattttttttcaaatgcCAAGGTCTAATAAAAGTTGATGATCACTCATCAAAACTACAAACCACAGGATAGACAGAGGACATCTACAGCGTATTTTACAGTGGTATAAGATGGAACTGGTCGATAGAGTGAGTAATAATCTGTATGATACATTTGCCGATTTGGATGCCAAGAAGGTGTTGAGACTGGTGATCATCGTTGGTGGCTATATATTGATAAGAAATCTAGCCTCTAGAGAGCTTGCAAAGCGTAAGTTGCAATCTGAAGTTCgtaaagatgaaagagataTGAGTGACAATAAGGCTAGAGATTTGGTCGACAATCCAGAGGCTGAAACTACTGCTACTCAATTTGGATGGGGAAACAAGACGAGACAAAGAGTTAAAAAGCAGGAAGATATGCTGGCTAAAATGATCGAGAGGGCGCAAATGGAGAAAGATCAAGGTGACGATGATCTAGCTGATATTGAAGACCTTCTGCACGATTGATTCCACAGCAGTCTTAGGAAAGCTCCATGCTGGATC
This DNA window, taken from Torulaspora delbrueckii CBS 1146 chromosome 2, complete genome, encodes the following:
- the PGA2 gene encoding Pga2p (similar to Saccharomyces cerevisiae PGA2 (YNL149C); ancestral locus Anc_2.121) gives rise to the protein MELVDRVSNNLYDTFADLDAKKVLRLVIIVGGYILIRNLASRELAKRKLQSEVRKDERDMSDNKARDLVDNPEAETTATQFGWGNKTRQRVKKQEDMLAKMIERAQMEKDQGDDDLADIEDLLHD